A genomic region of Colletotrichum destructivum chromosome 1, complete sequence contains the following coding sequences:
- a CDS encoding Putative heterokaryon incompatibility translates to MQPFCIPRMMQATVHFGLCCPGRLGFPMTPPQSPSKGTQTRCSLYIQKDVLSHEYTIVSFSIFLSLAPGASLKPPLSQQEGPQNTARISQSEPQPVHDKNTTNFTRVQPLRSWLQSCDECHDCRSDSRSKKRFLPARLLNVHPSGDPDQLRLDDASASEGNGYLALSHCWGKSAAGQSPMWRTLAANLAVRMQGFTLDELPKTLQDAVLVTRGLGVPYLWVDSLCIVQDDARDWNRESKRMEDVYASAYCTIAATSAPDSSTGFLEGLPRNDGLFVESADGRVAYVSTNVADFDDDVNASGLNRRAWVMQERLLSPRTIHFTSNQVYGECGEGIYAGNGVFLRTRRGTKRYFQIDPKFPNRLRSSGFATTWEFLRSLLEDYSRRGITEPSDRAVAVSGLMARVQKALPCPVHHGIMDWYLHRSLLWHRGKAVTGRKIDYKSSTVPSWSWMAYEGPVGFLPDGFGTLDRFGHVSFDRTSLTTTVWEFTESGLRVVDAGIDSGRDHIYDSRGRSRGWITLDGDTESPLPRYLAVLARLKGGQAEEHKYYVLFLQLMKPQEGEERLWQMTYERLGMGMLEGDCELRNVGQGSIL, encoded by the exons ATGCAACCCTTCTGCATCCCGAGAATGATGCAAGCGACTGTTCACTTCGGTCTGTGTTGTCCGGGCAGGCTGGGGTTTCCAATGACTCCGCCTCAGTCGCCGTCGAAAGGAACGCAGACTCGCTGCTCGCTATATATCCAGAAGGACGTTTTATCTCACGAGTATACTATCGTAAGCTTCTCAATCTTCCTGAGCC TTGCCCCTGGCGCATCTTTGAAGCCCCCTCTCAGCCAGCAAGAAGGACCCCAGAACACCGCGAGAATATCGCAGTCCGAACCTCAACCGGTACACGACAAAAACACGACCAACTTCACTCGCGTCCAGCCGCTACGCTCATGGCTCCAGAGCTGCGACGAATGTCATGATTGCCGGAGCGACTCCAGGTCCAAGAAACGCTTCCTCCCAGCGCGCCTCCTCAACGTCCACCCGTCGGGAGACCCCGACCAATTGCGTCTAGACGATGCAAGCGCGTCGGAGGGGAACGGATACCTCGCGCTGTCCCACTGCTGGGGAAAATCTGCCGCTGGACAGAGTCCCATGTGGCGCACTCTGGCAGCAAACCTAGCGGTACGCATGCAGGGGTTCACGCTCGACGAGCTGCCCAAGACCCTCCAAGACGCCGTCTTGGTAACGCGGGGGCTTGGGGTGCCATACCTCTGGGTCGACTCGCTCTGCATCGTCCAGGATGACGCCCGGGACTGGAACCGGGAGTCGAAGCGGATGGAGGACGTCTATGCCTCGGCATACTGCACGATAGCAGCCACGTCCGCCCCGGACTCGAGCACCGGGTTCCTGGAAGGGCTGCCACGCAACGATGGCCTCTTTGTCGAGAGCGCCGATGGGCGGGTTGCATACGTCTCTACAAACGTGGCagactttgacgacgacgtaAATGCGTCCGGACTCAACCGACGGGCGTGGGTCATGCAGGAGCGGCTCCTCTCGCCGCGGACGATACACTTTACCAGCAATCAGGTGTACGGAGAGTGCGGAGAGGGCATATACGCGGGAAACGGCGTTTTTCTGCGAAC CAGGAGGGGGACCAAGCGATACTTCCAGATCGACCCCAAGTTCCCGAACCGGCTCCGAAGCTCGGGATTCGCGACGACCTGGGAGTTTCTCCGGTCGCTGCTGGAGGATTACTCGCGGCGCGGCATTACGGAGCCGTCGGACAGAGCGGTCGCCGTTTCCGGGCTGATGGCGCGTGTGCAAAAGGCGCTGCCGTGCCCGGTCCACCACGGCATCATGGACTGGTATCTCCACAGGTCTCTGCTCTGGCACCGGGGAAAAGCGGTTACGGGGAGAAAGATTGACTACAAGTCGTCGACCGTGCCCTCGTGGTCGTGGATGGCCTATGAGGGGCCCGTCGGATTTCTGCCCGATGGATTCGGGACCCTGGATCGGTTCGGTCACGTTTCGTTCGACAGGACGTCGCTGACGACGACCGTTTGGGAGTTCACTGAATCTGGGTTGCGGGTGGTTGACGCGGGAATCGACAGTGGCCGTGACCACATTTATGACTCGAGGGGACGGTCGCGCGGCTGGATCACCCTTGACGGGGATACCGAGTCACCCTTGCCACGATACTTGGCCGTGCTTGCAAGGCTGAAAGGGGGCCAAGCTGAGGAACACAAGTACTACGTGTTGTTCCTTCAGCTCATGAAGCCACAAGAGGGTGAAGAACGCCTATGGCAGATGACGTATGAAAGACTTGGAATGGGCATGCTGGAGGGGGACTGCGAGTTGAGAAACGTTGGGCAAGGCAGCATATTGTGA
- a CDS encoding Putative fatty acid desaturase domain-containing protein: MSSLTVRPDLTVHDTIVLQNLIDDIKRYDDKHLAPADGDEGYVSQESLDEKSNKDDEPCRGVSSQRDAKDIRKLKGLNDPASQDFEPSVLSSVDLRDLPARIPAALHRHVVLPYVAWARRVVRHETDVLMLTHLLLYFTTSVPSALLLFRSFGYLHGVLHMALQFHYMGTYTLMMHQHIHMGGILSRESGRLLKAFDAAFPYITDPLMGHTWNTYFYHHVKHHHVEGNGPNDLSTTIRYQRDDALDFLRYVARFFFLVWFDLPRYFLGKGQLRNAWKTGFWELGNYAVLYALYRLNSRATTFVFLGPLLLLRLGLMVGNWGQHAFVDADEPDSDFRSSITLIDVPSNRYCYNDGYHTSHHLNPRRHWRDHPTSFLQQKKTYIREKALVFHDIDYLMVTVRLLRKDYMHLARRLVPVGEQIGMTIEERAAMLQRHTRRFSEAEIRDKFRGYKTK, translated from the exons ATGAGTAGTCTCACCGTCCGCCCTGACCTGACGGTTCACGACACCATAGTCCTCCAGaacctcatcgacgacatcaaaCGGTACGACGACAAGCACCTGGcgccggccgacggcgacgagggctaTGTCAGCCAGGAGTCCCTAGACGAGAAGTCCAACAAGGACGATGAGC CCTGTCGTGGTGTGTCGTCTCAGAGGGACGCCAAGGACATCCGCAAGCTCAAGGGGCTCAACGACCCCGCGAGCCAGGACTTCGAGCCGAGCGTCCTCTCGTCCGTGGACCTGCGGGACCTGCCGGCCCGGATCCCCGCGGCGCTCCACCGGCACGTCGTCCTGCCGTACGTGGCCTGGGCGCGCCGCGTCGTCCGCCACGAAACGGACGTCCTGATGCTCACCCACCTGCTCCTCTACTTCACCACCTCCGTGCCGAGCGCCCTGCTGCTGTTCCGCAGCTTCGGCTACCTCCACGGCGTGCTGCACATGGCCCTGCAGTTCCACTATATGGGCACCTACACCCTCATGATGCACCAGCACATCCACATGGGCGGCATCCTCTCCCGGGAGTCCGGCCGCCTCCTGAAGGCTTTTGACGCCGCCTTCCCCTACATCACCGACCCCCTCATGGGCCACACGTGGAACACGTACTTCTACCACCACGTCAAGCACCACCACGTCGAGGGCAACGGGCCTAACGACCTGTCGACCACCATCCGTTACCAGcgcgacgacgccctcgacttcctccgcTACGTCGcccgcttcttcttcctcgtctggTTCGACCTGCCGCGCTACTtcctcggcaagggccaGCTGCGGAACGCCTGGAAGACGGGCTTCTGGGAGCTCGGCAACTACGCCGTCCTCTACGCGCTGTACCGCCTCAACAGCCGCGCCACGACCTTCGTGTTCCTCggcccgctgctgctgctccgccTGGGCCTGATGGTCGGCAACTGGGGCCAGCACGccttcgtcgacgccgacgagccgGACTCAGATTTTCGTTCCAGCATCACTCTGATCGATGTGCCG AGCAACCGCTACTGCTACAACGACGGATACCACACGTCGCACCATCTGAACCCGCGCCGGCACTGGCGCGACCACCCGACGTCGTTCCTccagcagaagaagacgtACATCCGCGAGAAGGCACTCGTCTTCCACGACATCGACTATCTCATGGTGACGGTCCGGCTGCTGCGCAAGGACTACATGCACCTGGCGCGGCGCCTCGTGCCGGTGGGCGAGCAGATCGGCATGACCATCGAGGAGCGGGCGGCGATGCTGCAGCGGCACACGCGGAGGTtcagcgaggccgagatccgGGACAAGTTCCGGGGCTACAAGACTAAGTAG